Sequence from the Natronomonas marina genome:
ACCTCGAGGGAGTCACCCTGGTCTGTCAGGACTGGGGCAGCATCCTCGGGCTCCCGTACGCGGTCTCGGAGGCCCCCGAGCGGTTCGACCGCATTGTGGCGATGAACGCGCTCTTGACCGACGGCGAGACCGAACTCATCGAGACGTGGCACCGGTTCAAGGAGATGGTCGTCAACGCGGACGATCTCGACATCGCGCGGGTGATCGACGGTGGCTGCGTCTCGGATCTCTCGGCGGCGGCAAAGGCGGGATACAGCGCGCCGTTCCCCGACGATGCCTCGAAGGCCGGCGCCTACGCGTGGCCCCCGATGGTGCCACAGGACCCCGACATGCCGGGGGCCGACCGCCACGCACGACTGCGCGAAGATCTCCGAGAGTGGGAGAAGCCGTTCTTCGTGCTGTTCTCGGACAGCGACCCGATGACCGAGCAGTACCGGGACCTGTTCCGCGAGCTGGTACCGACGGCCGACGACGAGCCCGACGTGTGGATCGAGGACGCTGGTCACTTCCTGCAGGAGGACGCCGGTGAGGCGTGCGCCGAGCAGATCGTCGAGTTCGTCGACCGGCACTAGCCGACACCGAGTCGGACCCGGACTGCAGCGCGGTACGGACCGGGGCGCCGGAAACCGACGCCTCGTGCGGAGCTTTGTAGATCGTACGGCGGGCCGTATCAGCCCTCGACGGCGTCGGCGAGCGGCTCCTCGATGCCCAGCAGTTCGGCGCTGCGGGTCCAGAGCTTCCGCTGGGCTTCGGCGTCGACGGCGTCGGGAGCGGGACGTCGCTCGCGGCACCGCGCGAAGTACTTGCCTGTGACGCCCTCGACGGCCTCAGAGGCCGCCAGATAGACGATGGTGGCGGCGCCGTCCTCGACGGAGTCGGTCGTCGGGAACTCGCCGACGAGTTCGCCGATCTGGGGCGCCGGGGCGGGCAGCGCCCGCGAGAACTCGCTGCCCGGGACGATGCCGGGGTGCAGCGAGTTCGAGGTGACGTTGCGGCCGGCGGCGACCAGTCGGCGGGCCAGTTCGTTCGCAAAGAGGATGTTGGCGAGCTTCGAGCGGCAGTAGGCGGCCCACGGCGAG
This genomic interval carries:
- a CDS encoding haloalkane dehalogenase, which encodes MALVSTPAERFEDLQEYDYPHDSVTVTDDGAEMAYVDVDGSGEETFLCLHGEPTWGFLYRKMIPDLRTRGRVVVPDFVGFGRSDKYTDIDAYGFETHYETLQRFVEALDLEGVTLVCQDWGSILGLPYAVSEAPERFDRIVAMNALLTDGETELIETWHRFKEMVVNADDLDIARVIDGGCVSDLSAAAKAGYSAPFPDDASKAGAYAWPPMVPQDPDMPGADRHARLREDLREWEKPFFVLFSDSDPMTEQYRDLFRELVPTADDEPDVWIEDAGHFLQEDAGEACAEQIVEFVDRH